One Polaribacter reichenbachii genomic window, TGCTCTTCGAAATGAAACTCTGTTACTATTTTTTCTTTAAGTGCAATTAAATTCTCATTACTACTTTTATCTACATTATGTGCAGGGTTTTCTTCCCAATCATAACTTTTATAAAAAGGGATAGTTTGCGCAAAATTAACTAAGGTTGTAACGAATAAAATTAGGGTAAATATGTATTTTTTCATAGTGCTTTATTGTTTCTTTAAAACTATAATTTCTTTGTATTGTTTCTCTATTTTTTTAATCAGTTTATTCAATTCCGTTTGTTGTTCTTTGGTTAAAACCAAAAAATTTAATTCGATATCTTGTTTGTAAAAAACCACGTTTTCTTTTAACTCATAAGAAATAGTGCAGGTAATTAAATCATCAGAAAAACTTACATTTTCTGGGATATAATCTACTATATAACCTTCTGGGATATTAAATTGAGTAACATAACTTTGATACCTTTTAAAATCATATTCAATAGCATATTCTCTTTTTTTATCGGCTTTTAAATCAGAAATATCTTTGTTTAAATTTAGGTTGATGTAAATTTCGTCTCCTAATTTTTTAAAGTAATTTTTAATTTCAAAATCGTAATTGATGATAAAATCTTCATCATAATCATACTTATTGATTTCTTCTAAATTATTGATTAAAAACTTGTTATTACCTTTAATAAATCTGGCATTATAAAAACCTTTTAATTTAGATTCTGAGTTGATATTTTCTAATGAATTAAAATAATTAATTTTAGGATAACCAGTAATATGCGTAATTGAATTACCCACTAAAACATTATCTTTAATATAAATAGTTGTGCTGTCTATAATTGCATTTTCTTTAGCATCTACCACAGGCACTGTTTTAACTTTAAATTCATTACCAAAAGAAACCAACGCTTCTTTACCTTGTATAAATGATGATGGCAAACCAAACTTTATATATCTACCTGTAGCATCTAAATAATAAGTTTTTCCGTTTTCTTCGTAAGACAAAATCATATGATTATCTACTACTGGAGTTGGCACTTCTTGGTAGGTGTAAGGTATACTTCTTGTACCAATCCAAGTTAAATTTCCTTTTATACCAGCAATTTCTAACATTTTAAAAAGGATGCTAGAATTGTCTTTACAATCGCCATATTTTTTTCTAAAAACCTCATTCGATTCTCTTGGAATAAATCCTCCTAAAGCATATTCGAAAGCAATATATTTTATGTTTTTTTGCGCCCAATAATAAATGGCTTTTACTTTTTCTAAGTCCGTTTTTTTATCCTTAGTAATTGTATTTACAATATTTACTAAAGCAGGATCTGGAGCTTCTTTGTTTACATTTTCTACCAAAGAATAATACCAATTGTACAAATCAGAAACTTCGCCCAATAATTTTTTAGTTTCTTTTTTTACTTTATAAGAATTAATTATTGGCACAATATGTGGCAAAATAGTAGTATAACTTGGTGTATTTGGCTCATATTCAAATTCATCTTGATTTTCTAAAACCCAAGTATAAATGGTTTTTTTACGTTTTTCTTCTTTGGTAAACGCTATATTTACTTTTGATGTATTAAACTCCTTAAAACTTAATTCAATGCCTTTATCAGCAATAATAGTAACTTTAGTTTTAATGATTGGAAAATAATCTCCAAAGAAAAAAGGACTTAAAAAACGCGGGTTTTTTATATTCTGAGAATATTCTAAAACTGATTTTGATCCTTTTTTTAACTTCGGATAAATAAAGCTTAAGGTTTTAGAATCGTCGTAAAAAGAATCGTTCAATTCATCTTTTTCTGTGAATTTATCAACTTTAGATTCTACGTATTTTCCGTTTTCGAAAGTATAAGAAAATGCATTAATCTCGTTAAGCTCAAAAAAGAAAGACGAACTTACACTGCTTTTAGAATTGTAAGTTGCAGACTCATTTAAGTATAAATCTTCTTCTTTGTTTTGTTCTAGAATTATTAATTCATCATTTTCTTGAGTAATTGATATTACAGTTTCTTTTAATAATCTTACTCTAGAATTTTCTGGATATAATTTACTATAAGTATTAAATTCTTCTGAAAATTGAGCAGTAATTGTACTTACAGCAAATAAAAAAAGAATGAATTGTAGCTTATAAATTTTCGACATTTTGTACTGTACCATTAACGTATTTCTTTTTCATTATTAATTTCCCTGACTCGTTATAATACAAACTAGTACCATGTTGAATGTTATTAACGTAAGTGCTTTCTTCTTTTTTTGATCCGTTTTCGTAATAAAGTGTGTATTTTCCATTTCTGTCTCCATTCTTATACACAATAGTTTCTTTTAACTTACCATTCATAAAATATTCTTTTCTGATGCCTTCCATATCATCATACTTATAGGTAAGTTCGTCTTCTATTTTACCATTAAAAAAATAAGATTTATAAGTATTTACTAAATCTCCATTTTTGTATTCCATTATTTTAGAAGGTTTACCATTGCTGTAAAAAGCACTGATTTTACCAGTTTCATTTTTTAATGGAATCATTGGTAACTCTGTACCAGCTTTATCTTTGTAACTGTATCCAATTAATGTGCCATAATTGTAAAATCTTATTAATTGCAATTTACCTGCAGGATCGTAAAACTCTTTTCTACCATTTAATTCGTTCAACTCATATTCTGTTGATGTTTCTATAACTCCGTCTTTGTAATAATGAATTGTTGTGCCAACTTCATTTCCGTTATCAAAGGTGTAATCAGATTCTAACTGACCATTTTTATAAAAGTTTTGCGATTTACCATTTATTTTTCCATTTAAATAAGTGGTTTTACTTTCTACTTCTCCTGTTTCGTAAAACCAAGTCCAAAGTCCGTTTTGCTCGCCATTTACATAATTACCTTTTACTTTTAGGTTTCCGTTAAAATAATAACCAGTATAACTACCATGTTTTACTTCGTTGATATAAGAAATGGTAGTTTGTGGTTTACCATTTGTATAGAAATTAGTTAAAACATTTTCTTTATTTTCTGATGTGAATATTAATTTTTGGGTTGATGTACCTTCTTCATCAAAATACTCTTCATCAATTAATTTACCATATTCATAGCGTAAAATACTATTTAACTTTCCTTTAGGATCATAATACTTTTGCTCTCCATGAAATTGAGATCTATTATAAAAATTGATAGATTGAATTGTACCATCTTTGTAATAATATCTCCACTCACCATGTTGATTACCTTTCTTATACCAACCTTGTACATTTAACTGTTTGTTTTTATAATACGCTGCATAATAGCCATGTAAAACATCGTAATTATAAGGCGTAATACTTTCTAAATTTCCGTTTTTATAATAGGTAAAATAATCGCCAACAGTTACATCTTCATCATAAGTTCCTTTTGCATTTAAAACGCCATTATTAGAATAAAATTTCCATTCACCAAGTTTTCCACCTTCAATATCATATAAACCTCTAGAAACAACATTTCCATTTGGCGAGAATCCTTCGAAATTAAATTGATCATCTTTTTTAATTCCTTTACTTAATACTGAACCGTCTTTATTGTAATATGTATAGGCAATAATTTCTCCTCTATTGTATAAATAATCGTAAAACAATTTACCATCAGTATCATAAAAAACGTAAACATTATGTAGTTTTCCTTTTTTATAATCGAACTCACTTTGTACGTTACCATTTGCGTAATATGTTGTCCAAGCACCAGAATAAGCACCTTTTTCACTTTGCCCATCTTCAAAAATTTGCCCATTAGAATGATACGATTTATAACTACCATTTAAAGCTCCATTTACATAATCTGCCTCAGAAGAAACCTTTTGATTGTAATGATAAACTGTTCTTTTACCACTTAAAACACCATTTATATAATCTGATTTTGCATACAAAGTACCATCAGCATAATACTCTAAAGCTTCGCCTTCTATCAAGTCTTTTTCGTAAGGTATTTTAAACTCTAGTAAATCTTCGCCAACATTAAAATAAGATTGATACATACCATCTAACAACCCATCTTTAAAATATTTTTTTTGAATTAAAGCTCCACTACTATTATAAAACTCATATTTATCTGTTAAATCATTATTTTTAAAATTGGCATCTATGTGTATTTTACCATTATCATAATACATCGTATTTTGCCCTTCTAAAGCATCATCTTTATAAATGGCAGTTTCTTTCAGTTCTCCTAAATGATTATACCAAGTCCATTTACCAGTTTTATTACCATTATCATCATAAAAACCAGTCGTAGATAATTGCCCATAACCATCATAGAATGTCCACTCACCAACAGGTTTATTGTTTAATCTTTTACCTAATGCATTTACCGATCCATCGCCGTATTCATAAAAAACTTCTTGCTTTTCTCCATTTATAGTTAAAGTATTTTTCGCTATAATTTCTATCCATTTATTTTTAAAAAGTTTAAAAAAATCGAGAATATCTTGAGATTTTTTCTCTACAATTTCTTTAAACTCTTCGTTTTCTATTGAGTAAGAAATGGTGTAAGTAAAATCGTTAAAGTGATTTTCATTTAAAATCCAGTTGTAAAAAGGCACATATTTTTGTTCCCAAAAACCTCCATTCCCTTTAAAATCTTTTAACTGCTGAATCATTGCGTGATTCTGTTTGGTTAAGGAAATGTTTATTGGGTTACCTGTTTCGTAATCGGGATTTATAGCAACTTTGCTGTTTAAAATTAAGTCTATATCTTCGAAAGCATCATCTGCATCTGTAAGTTGCAAATTTTCGTTTTTTACATTCACATTTTTAGCAACTACTGTATTGTTTAAATTTTGTAATATAGAAAAGTTACCTTCTGCATCTGGCTCTAAAAGAATGTATAGATTATATGCCATTAAAGCTTGCGTTATTCTATGTTGTTTGTAAAATATATTACCAATTTGTAAATGCGTTTTTTTAAATAAAGGGTTTAAAATTATAGCTTCTTTATAAGCTTCTAAAGCCTCGTTAATTTTACCTTGTGTTTCTAAAACAACTCCTTTATTAAACCATAATAAATAGTTTTTAGGATAAATTTTAATTCCTTGTGCATAGGTTTCTAAAGCTTCATCATACTTTTTTAAATTAGTAAGCGCTACACCTTTATTGGTATAAAAAAACAATTTTGATGTGTTATGATCTGCTTTTATACCTTCATTTGCAACTTCAATTACTTCGTCATATTTATTTAGTTGTAATAAATAATAAGATTTTGATGTTAAAAGCGGATAATAAATAGAATCGTTCTTATTAATTTTATTAATTAGATCAACCGTTTTTTGATGATTGTTTTCTTTATTACTTTCTTCTATTTGAAGTTTAATTTCATCGTAATCTATAAATGGAATTTTTTCTTGGGCATTTATAAAACCTACAATAAAAAGGGCAAGGAACACTATTTTTTTCATAAAACTAAATTAATAAAAAAAGAGGATAAAAACTTTTGTTTACAACGTTTTTACCCTCTTTTTTATTTTTGATTCTTTTAAGAATCCATTCTACCTACTGCACAACTTACATAAGATTTTGCTTTGTGTAAAACTGAGTTTTTATCCCCAACTTCTGGATAACCTAATTTAGACAATTTTAATTTAATTTCTGCTAAATTGTCTTTTTCTGATGCAATAGAAACAATTGATTTTTCAATATCAATATCTATTTCATTTACACCATCTATACCTAAAATTCCTTTTTTAATAGTTGCAGCACAACCACCACATTTTAAATTTTCTATTTGAATATCTGCTTTCATAATTTCTAATTTTCTTTTTTCCATTGATTATATCCGCCTAAAACATTGTAAACTTCATAACCATTTTCTATTAATATTTTTGCAGATTTTACACTTCTATTACCAGATCTGCAATACAAATAAACTGGTTTTGTTTTGTCTAATTGCTTTGTTGCTTTTTCGTGAAAATCATCATCGAAATAATTAGCAAATTTTGCGGTTTCTATAAAACCATTTTTTATTTCTTTTGGTGTTCTAACATCCATTAATTGAATGCTATCTTTTTCTACTAAAACTTTTAATTCTGATGTAGTAATCGATTTAACTTCTACTTGCGAGCTGCAATTCAGAAAAAATAAGCTTATAAATATAATACAAAAAGTATGCCTCATTTTATGATTTTAAAGTTGACGGACAAACAGCTTTATCTGTTCTTTTAATGTTTGTATTTCTAATGGCTGCATAACCACCTGCAACATCTATTACATTATGAAAACCACGAGCTTTTAAAATAGAAGCTGCAATTACAGAACGATAACCTCCTGCACAATGCACGTAAAAAGCTCCTTTTTTAGGAAACTCAGTAATATGATTATTTAAAAAATCTAATGGTGTACTTGTTACATTTTCTATATGTTCACTATCATATTCTCCTGGTTTTCTAACATCAAAAACAATAGCGTTATTGTTTATTTTATCCTCTAAAACATCCGCAGAAACAGATGATAATGTATCTATTTCTTTATCTGCTTTTAGCCAAGAAGCAAAACTACCTTCTAAATATCCTAAAACATTATCAAACCCTACTCTAGACAAACGAGTTATTACTTCTTCTTCTCTACCTATTGGAGAAACTAATAAAATTGGCTGATTGATATCTCTAATTAAAGCGCCAACCCAAGGTGCAAAACCACCATCTACACCAATAAAAATAGACTGAGGAATAAATCCTTTTATAAATTCTGATTGATGACGCACATCTAAAATAATGGCATCTGTTGTATTGGCTACTAATTCGAAATCTTTTACTGATAAAGGTTTTGCTGATGTTTTAATTATATCATCTATATCTTTATACCCTTCTTTATTCAATTTTACATTTAAAGGGAAATACGCAGGTGGAGGCAATAAACCATCTGTTACTTCGTCTATAAACTCTTCTTTAGTCATATTTGCTCTTAATGCATAATTAGTTTCTTTTTGATTACCTATTGTACCTACAGTTTCTTTACTTAAGTTTTTACCACAAGCAGAACCAGCTCCATGAGCAGGATAAACGATTACATCATCTGCCAAAGTCATTACTTTTGTTCTTAAACTATCGTATAAAAAGCCGGCTAAATCTTTTTCTGTAAGATCTCCCTTTTGTGCTAAATCTGGTCTACCAACATCACCTAAAAACAAAGTGTCTCCACTAAAAAGTGCATAATCTTTTCCTGTTTCATCTTTCAATAAAAAACAAGTACTTTCCATAGTATGCCCAGGAGTGTGTAACACTGTAATTGTAATATTACCTAAATTAAAAACTTGATTGTCTTCTGCAATAAGCGCATCGAAACTAGTTTTAGCAGTAGGTCCATAAACAATTTTTGCTCCGGTTTTTTCTGCTAAAGTAACGTGTCCACTTACAAAATCTGCGTGAAAATGAGTTTCAAAAATATATTTGATTTTTGCTTTATTATTATCTGCTCTGTTTATATAATCTTGTACTTCTCTTAACGGATCTATAATAGCAACCTCTCCATTACTCTCTACATAATAAGCTCCTTGTGCTAAACAACCTGTGTAAATTTGTTCTATTATCATAATCTTAAATTGAACTTTTATTAACTATCAAAATTACTTTTGATATTCTATTTTTAAAATGATATTCATCAGTTTATTTATATGCATGATGAATATATTTTGCATATTTTTCTTGATGTTTTCTATCACCTGTTTTGTAAAATTTCACAGCTTGATTTACTCTCATAAAAAAATGATTGATATCTATAATTTCTAAAATTCCGCTTCTAAATAAATCGTCTCTAACTGGTCCTTTAACACCTGCTAAATAAAACTTTACTCCTTTTTTTTGATAAAATTTAATTCGCTCTTTTAGCATTTCTACTCCTGTACTATCTACCCTATTTATGCTTTCTGCATCTAATACTATCAATTTTAATGCCTTTCCTTTTTTTTCTGCTCTAATGTCTAAGTTGTCTCTAAAATAACTAGAATTGGCATAAAAGATTTGTGCATCGAATCTAAAAACTAAAATGTCATCTTCTATAATAACTTCTTCAAAACGGTTTCTATTTCTATAAAAATTAGAATCTGGTACTTTACCTAATTCTGTTGTATAAGGTCTAGAAGTTCTATAAATTAAAACGATTAAAGACAAACCTACACCTACCATAATTCCGAATTCAATTCCAAGTAAAAGTGTGGCTAAAAAAGTAGACATCATCAACCAAAAATCTAGGTTATTAGCTCTCCATAAAAATGCTGCTTCTTTAAAATTTATCAAATTAAAAACAGCAACTATAATAATGGCAGCTAAAACTGTTTTTGGCAAATGATAAAACAATGGTGTTAAAAAAAGCAAAGTTAAAACTACCATTATCACAGAAATTAAAGCAGCCATTCCTGTTTTTGCACCACTTTCTTGATTTATAGCAGATCTTGAAAAACTAGAAGTAGATGGATAAGCTTTAAACAAAGAACCTATCATATTTGCCAAACCTAGTGCAATTAATTCTTGATTGGGTCTTATTCTATATTCATCTTGTTTGGCTTCTAAAGATTTACCAATAGAAATAGTTTCTAAATAACCAACCATTACTAAAGTTATGGCAATTGGAAATAGTTCTCGAATTAAATCTAAATCGTATTCCGGAAAACCAAAATCGGGTAAACCTGAAGGAATGTCTTTTACAATTGAAACATCATTAAAAGATGTTCCAAAATATTTCATTATTAGAATTCCAACAATAACAACAATTAATGCATTCGGAATTTTCTTGTTGATTTTTCTAAAAATGATGATCATTAACACAGAGATAATTCCGATTACTGTTGTATGATGATTATAACTGGATATTTGTAACCAAATATCTTGTATTACATATTGAATTTGATCGCTTTGTAAAAAATCTACACCTAATAAGTTTCTAAATTGATTTAAACCAATAATTAATGCAACTGCGGATGTAAACCCTGTAATAACTGGTTTTGATAAAAAGTTGACAATGAAACCTAGGCTAAAAATACCCATTATAAATTGAAGAGCGCCTACCATTAATCCTAATAAAATAGCAATTGCAATATAACTTTCTGAACCTGCCAAAGCTAAAGTAGAAACACCTGTAGCAACTATTAAAGAATCCATAGCAACAGGACCAATAGCTACTTGCCTTGACGAGCCAAAAATAGCATACATAATTTGTGGTACTAACGCACAATACAAACCATAAATTGGTGGTAACCCTGCAATTAGAGCATATGCAATTCCCTGCGGAATTAAAATAATACCAACAGTAATCCCAGCTAATAAATCACCTTTAAAAAGTGATGTATTATAGTTGGGTAACCATTCTAAAACAGGTATTATCTTTTTTATGTTCATTGATTAATCCTAGTCTTTCTAAGAGAAACAACTCTTATTTATATATTTTATTTGAAAATGAAATTTACTTATTCTAACTTCTTGTCTCTTGTCTCTTGTCTCTTGTCTCTAAACTTAAAATAATTCTCCTTGATTTCTTCCTTTTGTTCTTCCTAAATGTTTATATGCTAATTCAGTAACTTCTCTCCCTCTTGGGGTTCTCATTATAAATCCTTGCTGAATTAAAAATGGCTCATAAACTTCTTCAATCGTTTCTGTATTTTCAGAAACTGCTGTTGCAATTGTACTAATTCCTACTGGACCTCCTTTAAATTTATCTATAATGGTTTCTAATATTTTATTATCCATTTCATCTAAACCGTGAGCATCTACATTTAAAGCTTTTAATGCATATTTTGCAATTTGAATAGTAATAGTTCCATCTCCTTTAATCTGAGCAAAATCTCTAACTCTTCTTAACAATGCATTAGCAATTCTTGGTGTTCCTCTACTTCTACCAGCAATTTCTATAGCAGCTTCCATAGAAATAGGTACCCCCAAAATATTTGAACTTCTTTGTATAATTGTAGTTAACAATTCTGTGGAATAATAATGTAACCTACTACTGATTCCAAAACGTGCTCTCATTGGTGCTGTTAGCAAACCAGAACGAGTTGTTGCACCAATTAAAGTAAAGGGTTCTAAATTGATTTGAACTGTTCTAGCATTTGGGCCAGATTCAATCATAATATCAATCTTGTAATCTTCCATTGCAGAATACAAATATTCTTCTACAATAGGGCTTAATCTGTGAATTTCATCAATAAAAAGAACATCTCTTTCATCTAAATTAGTAAGTAAACCAGCTAAATCTCCTGGTTTATCTAAAACAGGGCCAGAAGTTACTTTTATACCTACTTCTAATTCATTTGCTAAAATATGTGCTAATGTAGTTTTTCCTAAACCTGGAGGTCCGTGAAATAATGTGTGATCAAGTGCTTCTCCTCTTTGATTTGCTGCTTCTACAAATATTTTTAAATTTTCTAATGCTTGATCTTGTCCTGTAAAGTCATCAAAAGAAAGTGGTCGTAATTTTTTTTCTACGTCCAAATCTTCATTTGAATAATTTGTATTTTCAGGATTTAAGTTTTCATTCATAAATACAAAGATAAGAGAAATTGAAACAGAAAAAATGTACCAATTGTTACAAAACAAAAAACCTTTCCAAGTTTGGAAAGGTTTTTTATATCACTAATATATTTTTCTAAGAAGGCTCTTCACCATCTAATAAAGGCGTAGTTTGTAAAACAAAATCTTGCCCATGTAAATAATCACTATCATCATCATTAGGATCTACTCTTTTACTATAATCGTAAGCCCATCTGTGTACCTCAGGAATTTTACCTGGCCAGTTTC contains:
- a CDS encoding DUF3857 domain-containing protein; protein product: MSKIYKLQFILFLFAVSTITAQFSEEFNTYSKLYPENSRVRLLKETVISITQENDELIILEQNKEEDLYLNESATYNSKSSVSSSFFFELNEINAFSYTFENGKYVESKVDKFTEKDELNDSFYDDSKTLSFIYPKLKKGSKSVLEYSQNIKNPRFLSPFFFGDYFPIIKTKVTIIADKGIELSFKEFNTSKVNIAFTKEEKRKKTIYTWVLENQDEFEYEPNTPSYTTILPHIVPIINSYKVKKETKKLLGEVSDLYNWYYSLVENVNKEAPDPALVNIVNTITKDKKTDLEKVKAIYYWAQKNIKYIAFEYALGGFIPRESNEVFRKKYGDCKDNSSILFKMLEIAGIKGNLTWIGTRSIPYTYQEVPTPVVDNHMILSYEENGKTYYLDATGRYIKFGLPSSFIQGKEALVSFGNEFKVKTVPVVDAKENAIIDSTTIYIKDNVLVGNSITHITGYPKINYFNSLENINSESKLKGFYNARFIKGNNKFLINNLEEINKYDYDEDFIINYDFEIKNYFKKLGDEIYINLNLNKDISDLKADKKREYAIEYDFKRYQSYVTQFNIPEGYIVDYIPENVSFSDDLITCTISYELKENVVFYKQDIELNFLVLTKEQQTELNKLIKKIEKQYKEIIVLKKQ
- a CDS encoding toxin-antitoxin system YwqK family antitoxin translates to MKKIVFLALFIVGFINAQEKIPFIDYDEIKLQIEESNKENNHQKTVDLINKINKNDSIYYPLLTSKSYYLLQLNKYDEVIEVANEGIKADHNTSKLFFYTNKGVALTNLKKYDEALETYAQGIKIYPKNYLLWFNKGVVLETQGKINEALEAYKEAIILNPLFKKTHLQIGNIFYKQHRITQALMAYNLYILLEPDAEGNFSILQNLNNTVVAKNVNVKNENLQLTDADDAFEDIDLILNSKVAINPDYETGNPINISLTKQNHAMIQQLKDFKGNGGFWEQKYVPFYNWILNENHFNDFTYTISYSIENEEFKEIVEKKSQDILDFFKLFKNKWIEIIAKNTLTINGEKQEVFYEYGDGSVNALGKRLNNKPVGEWTFYDGYGQLSTTGFYDDNGNKTGKWTWYNHLGELKETAIYKDDALEGQNTMYYDNGKIHIDANFKNNDLTDKYEFYNSSGALIQKKYFKDGLLDGMYQSYFNVGEDLLEFKIPYEKDLIEGEALEYYADGTLYAKSDYINGVLSGKRTVYHYNQKVSSEADYVNGALNGSYKSYHSNGQIFEDGQSEKGAYSGAWTTYYANGNVQSEFDYKKGKLHNVYVFYDTDGKLFYDYLYNRGEIIAYTYYNKDGSVLSKGIKKDDQFNFEGFSPNGNVVSRGLYDIEGGKLGEWKFYSNNGVLNAKGTYDEDVTVGDYFTYYKNGNLESITPYNYDVLHGYYAAYYKNKQLNVQGWYKKGNQHGEWRYYYKDGTIQSINFYNRSQFHGEQKYYDPKGKLNSILRYEYGKLIDEEYFDEEGTSTQKLIFTSENKENVLTNFYTNGKPQTTISYINEVKHGSYTGYYFNGNLKVKGNYVNGEQNGLWTWFYETGEVESKTTYLNGKINGKSQNFYKNGQLESDYTFDNGNEVGTTIHYYKDGVIETSTEYELNELNGRKEFYDPAGKLQLIRFYNYGTLIGYSYKDKAGTELPMIPLKNETGKISAFYSNGKPSKIMEYKNGDLVNTYKSYFFNGKIEDELTYKYDDMEGIRKEYFMNGKLKETIVYKNGDRNGKYTLYYENGSKKEESTYVNNIQHGTSLYYNESGKLIMKKKYVNGTVQNVENL
- a CDS encoding heavy-metal-associated domain-containing protein → MEKRKLEIMKADIQIENLKCGGCAATIKKGILGIDGVNEIDIDIEKSIVSIASEKDNLAEIKLKLSKLGYPEVGDKNSVLHKAKSYVSCAVGRMDS
- a CDS encoding rhodanese-like domain-containing protein; the protein is MRHTFCIIFISLFFLNCSSQVEVKSITTSELKVLVEKDSIQLMDVRTPKEIKNGFIETAKFANYFDDDFHEKATKQLDKTKPVYLYCRSGNRSVKSAKILIENGYEVYNVLGGYNQWKKEN
- a CDS encoding MBL fold metallo-hydrolase, producing MIIEQIYTGCLAQGAYYVESNGEVAIIDPLREVQDYINRADNNKAKIKYIFETHFHADFVSGHVTLAEKTGAKIVYGPTAKTSFDALIAEDNQVFNLGNITITVLHTPGHTMESTCFLLKDETGKDYALFSGDTLFLGDVGRPDLAQKGDLTEKDLAGFLYDSLRTKVMTLADDVIVYPAHGAGSACGKNLSKETVGTIGNQKETNYALRANMTKEEFIDEVTDGLLPPPAYFPLNVKLNKEGYKDIDDIIKTSAKPLSVKDFELVANTTDAIILDVRHQSEFIKGFIPQSIFIGVDGGFAPWVGALIRDINQPILLVSPIGREEEVITRLSRVGFDNVLGYLEGSFASWLKADKEIDTLSSVSADVLEDKINNNAIVFDVRKPGEYDSEHIENVTSTPLDFLNNHITEFPKKGAFYVHCAGGYRSVIAASILKARGFHNVIDVAGGYAAIRNTNIKRTDKAVCPSTLKS
- a CDS encoding SulP family inorganic anion transporter, whose protein sequence is MNIKKIIPVLEWLPNYNTSLFKGDLLAGITVGIILIPQGIAYALIAGLPPIYGLYCALVPQIMYAIFGSSRQVAIGPVAMDSLIVATGVSTLALAGSESYIAIAILLGLMVGALQFIMGIFSLGFIVNFLSKPVITGFTSAVALIIGLNQFRNLLGVDFLQSDQIQYVIQDIWLQISSYNHHTTVIGIISVLMIIIFRKINKKIPNALIVVIVGILIMKYFGTSFNDVSIVKDIPSGLPDFGFPEYDLDLIRELFPIAITLVMVGYLETISIGKSLEAKQDEYRIRPNQELIALGLANMIGSLFKAYPSTSSFSRSAINQESGAKTGMAALISVIMVVLTLLFLTPLFYHLPKTVLAAIIIVAVFNLINFKEAAFLWRANNLDFWLMMSTFLATLLLGIEFGIMVGVGLSLIVLIYRTSRPYTTELGKVPDSNFYRNRNRFEEVIIEDDILVFRFDAQIFYANSSYFRDNLDIRAEKKGKALKLIVLDAESINRVDSTGVEMLKERIKFYQKKGVKFYLAGVKGPVRDDLFRSGILEIIDINHFFMRVNQAVKFYKTGDRKHQEKYAKYIHHAYK
- the ruvB gene encoding Holliday junction branch migration DNA helicase RuvB, whose translation is MNENLNPENTNYSNEDLDVEKKLRPLSFDDFTGQDQALENLKIFVEAANQRGEALDHTLFHGPPGLGKTTLAHILANELEVGIKVTSGPVLDKPGDLAGLLTNLDERDVLFIDEIHRLSPIVEEYLYSAMEDYKIDIMIESGPNARTVQINLEPFTLIGATTRSGLLTAPMRARFGISSRLHYYSTELLTTIIQRSSNILGVPISMEAAIEIAGRSRGTPRIANALLRRVRDFAQIKGDGTITIQIAKYALKALNVDAHGLDEMDNKILETIIDKFKGGPVGISTIATAVSENTETIEEVYEPFLIQQGFIMRTPRGREVTELAYKHLGRTKGRNQGELF